The following proteins come from a genomic window of Polycladomyces subterraneus:
- a CDS encoding helix-turn-helix domain-containing protein: protein MSLGDNIRHHRMRKGLSLHTLSQRSGVSPSMLSQIERGMKNPTVQVACRIAEALDVTLSQLLGEEPRRQAILIPKHRRPVYREEETGIERHVLSPAFPSKGVELVMNVLPEGRDTGVFPPHQPGVTEVVYVEEGELEVTLDSSTYRLTAGDSLYFEADVPHRFQNVGKERCRYFLVIDSHTHS, encoded by the coding sequence GTGTCGTTGGGAGACAACATCCGCCATCACCGCATGAGAAAAGGGCTTTCCCTGCATACGCTATCACAACGATCCGGTGTCAGTCCGTCCATGCTGTCCCAAATCGAACGCGGCATGAAAAATCCCACTGTACAGGTGGCCTGTCGGATTGCGGAAGCGCTGGATGTCACATTGTCTCAGCTGTTGGGGGAGGAACCCCGACGACAGGCGATCCTCATCCCAAAGCACCGACGTCCCGTATACCGGGAGGAGGAGACGGGGATCGAACGGCATGTGTTGTCACCGGCGTTTCCGTCAAAAGGGGTAGAACTGGTGATGAATGTGCTCCCGGAAGGAAGGGATACCGGTGTGTTCCCGCCCCACCAACCCGGCGTGACGGAGGTAGTATATGTGGAGGAGGGAGAATTGGAAGTGACGCTGGATTCTTCCACATATCGGCTTACCGCGGGGGACTCCTTGTACTTTGAGGCGGATGTGCCACACCGGTTTCAAAACGTGGGGAAAGAGCGTTGCCGATACTTTCTCGTGATCGACTCCCATACTCACAGCTGA
- a CDS encoding DMT family transporter, which produces MNRPVAKGMFYGGIGVVSFSLTLPFTRVVVAYWPPVFVGLARAVIAALLAGILLWIKRTPLPKSGQWQPLFGVALGVIIGFPVLSAWAMTRVPSSHGAVVLALLPLATAGLAAWRAGERPSRLFWVCSAGGCLILLWYAWHDSGLGGWSTADWALLGAVLSAAWGYAEGGKLSREMGGWQVISWALVLSFPMLIVPTVWMIVPGMMDVSLRVWGAFLYLAVVSQFLGFFFWYTGLAQGGIARVSQLQYLQPFFTILFSALMLGEMITWQTAIAALAVVLLVAFGKQAANSPSGQKVHRDADLG; this is translated from the coding sequence ATGAACCGTCCGGTTGCCAAAGGGATGTTTTACGGTGGAATCGGTGTGGTCAGTTTCAGTCTCACGTTGCCTTTCACCCGCGTGGTTGTCGCCTATTGGCCTCCTGTTTTCGTCGGTCTGGCTAGGGCGGTCATCGCAGCGCTCCTGGCTGGCATCCTATTGTGGATCAAGCGGACCCCTCTTCCAAAAAGCGGTCAATGGCAACCGCTTTTCGGCGTTGCCCTCGGTGTCATTATCGGTTTTCCTGTTTTGAGTGCATGGGCTATGACCCGTGTCCCTTCCTCCCACGGTGCCGTTGTTTTGGCTTTGCTGCCGTTGGCGACAGCTGGTTTGGCCGCGTGGCGGGCAGGAGAACGGCCATCCCGACTCTTTTGGGTATGTAGTGCGGGCGGATGTCTGATTTTGTTGTGGTATGCATGGCACGATTCGGGATTGGGTGGATGGAGCACCGCAGACTGGGCATTGTTGGGGGCCGTCTTGTCCGCCGCTTGGGGATATGCGGAAGGTGGAAAACTGTCTCGCGAGATGGGTGGCTGGCAAGTCATCAGTTGGGCACTGGTTCTTTCGTTTCCGATGCTCATCGTTCCGACGGTGTGGATGATCGTACCCGGAATGATGGACGTATCCCTGCGCGTATGGGGGGCGTTTTTGTATCTGGCGGTGGTGAGTCAGTTTCTCGGTTTTTTCTTCTGGTACACCGGGCTGGCTCAAGGCGGCATCGCCCGTGTGAGTCAACTGCAATACCTGCAACCGTTTTTCACGATTTTGTTTTCTGCGCTGATGCTGGGGGAAATGATCACATGGCAAACTGCCATCGCAGCGCTGGCGGTCGTCTTGCTGGTCGCTTTCGGCAAACAAGCGGCGAACTCCCCTTCCGGACAGAAAGTCCATCGCGATGCCGATCTCGGATGA